The genomic segment CGCACCGCGTACACCGCCGTGTCGCCGACGGGCGTGCGGGCGACGGCCCGGATGGCGTGCGGCCAGGCACCGCCCAGGTCGAGCCTCTCGACTCCGCGCAGCGGATACCGGGACCACAGGCCGAGCGTGTTGCCCGCCGCGTGGTGCGGATAGGCGCCGTGCAGCTCCCGCTCGTACGTCTTCAGGGCGCCGTGGTTCGGCCTCGGCGTTCCGCTCCTGCTGGCGTGGGCGGCGGTGCGCCGTTCCCGCAGCCGTTCCCGCAGCCGTCCCCGCAAGGGGGTCGACGTCGGCGGCGACCGCACCGCGCCACGCGACGTCGCCCGCGACATCCTCGCCGCCGACGCCGATGTGGTGGCTCTGCAGAAGGTGCCGACCAACACAGCGCGGTCTCCACCAGACTCCCCAGGTGCCCCGGCGTGTTGGGCACCACGCCAGGGAAGACCAGGAGCACGGTGAGGAGCAGGGCGGCGAGGGCGTTGCGCGTCGTCGGTGCCGCCCTCTCAGAAGTCGCCGCTGCCGGCGCGCCGACCCACCACGCTCCGACAGACCGGGCTCCGACGGACTACGCCCCGCCCGACCGCGCCCCAGCCCGCCAGAGCGAACGCCACCGCCGTGACCGACGCCCCGAGCAGCACGCCGCAGAGCAGCTGCGCCGTCCCGGGCACCGGCGCGGTCACCGCGGCCAGCAGGACGGCGGAGACCGCGACGAGGGCGACGGCGACCCGCAGGGACTCGCGCGACGTCATCGCTTGTCCCCTGCCGCTTGTCCTGCCGCTTGTCCTGCCGCGTGTCCCGCCGCGTGGTCCTCGCGCGGCAGCAGCAGGACGCGGTCACGGGCGTCGTACTCGAAGAGCTCGGCGTAACGCCCCCACGTGATCGCGGTGTTGAGCTGCTGCCGCGAGGCCCGCTCCGAGGAGCTCGCGCACAGCCGTTCCGTGACGTGGTGCTCGCGCAGCCGCCCGCTGCCGGACGCGATGAGGAGCGTACGCATGGTGGCGATGAGCGGGACGTTGGCCAGCACCGCCGCGGCGAAGAGGCGCTTGCGGGTGAGGATGTCGGCGCGGGCGAAGCCGCT from the Streptomyces venezuelae genome contains:
- a CDS encoding endonuclease/exonuclease/phosphatase family protein: MLVGTFCRATTSASAARMSRATSRGAVRSPPTSTPLRGRLRERLRERRTAAHASRSGTPRPNHGALKTYERELHGAYPHHAAGNTLGLWSRYPLRGVERLDLGGAWPHAIRAVARTPVGDTAVYAVRVPSVRVTFRDGFTVRRRDASAARPAERVARDRTRHVVVLDDLNGSLRDRGLAPLTRGLRPAGGGGSGHGQGFTWPAAFPVVRLDHVLVRGLAPTGATVLPDLGSDHRPVLTGLRSVR